In a single window of the Micromonospora inositola genome:
- the mraY gene encoding phospho-N-acetylmuramoyl-pentapeptide-transferase: MRAVIVAAAVAFIISLFGTPVAIRVFTALKAGQPIRSIGLASNQGKKGTPTMGGVVFIVATVFAYVAGHIALTTLPERQIAQEGPTMTALVLLGLFVFCGAVGFFDDFLKVRWRNSDGLSAKGKLLGQAIVGGGFGIAALYVPSTNGQTVASEHISLIRDISWLDVGKVGAVMVFVFVIMAMSNGVNLTDGLDGLATGASILVFGAYALIGFWQYRHWCADDAYGRVNDYCYQVRDPLEIAMIAAAAAGACVGFLWWNTSPARIFMGDVGSLGLGALIGGLAVATRTTLLSIMIGGLFVIITTTWVIQIVSFRTTGRRVFRMVPLHHHFELAGWSEVNIVVRFWIVAGVCVAVGLGLFYSDFLAVVG, from the coding sequence GTGAGGGCGGTCATCGTCGCGGCCGCGGTCGCGTTCATCATCTCCCTGTTCGGCACGCCGGTGGCGATTCGCGTCTTCACCGCGCTCAAGGCCGGCCAGCCGATCCGATCCATCGGGCTCGCCAGCAACCAGGGCAAGAAGGGCACGCCCACGATGGGCGGCGTCGTCTTCATCGTGGCGACCGTCTTCGCCTACGTCGCCGGGCATATCGCCCTGACCACCCTGCCCGAGCGGCAGATCGCGCAGGAGGGGCCGACCATGACGGCCCTGGTGCTGCTCGGGCTGTTCGTCTTCTGCGGCGCGGTCGGCTTCTTCGACGACTTCCTCAAGGTGCGCTGGCGCAACTCCGACGGACTGTCCGCCAAAGGCAAGCTGCTTGGCCAGGCGATCGTCGGCGGTGGGTTCGGCATCGCCGCGCTCTACGTGCCGAGCACCAACGGCCAGACCGTGGCCAGCGAGCACATCTCGCTCATTCGCGACATCAGCTGGCTGGACGTCGGCAAGGTCGGCGCGGTCATGGTCTTCGTCTTCGTGATCATGGCGATGTCGAACGGCGTGAACCTCACCGACGGCCTCGACGGCCTGGCCACCGGCGCGTCGATCCTGGTGTTCGGCGCGTACGCGCTGATCGGCTTCTGGCAGTACCGGCACTGGTGCGCCGACGACGCGTACGGCCGCGTGAACGACTACTGCTACCAGGTCCGGGATCCCCTGGAGATCGCCATGATCGCGGCGGCGGCGGCCGGCGCCTGCGTGGGCTTCCTGTGGTGGAACACGTCCCCGGCGCGGATCTTCATGGGTGACGTGGGCTCGCTCGGGCTCGGCGCCCTGATCGGCGGGCTCGCGGTGGCAACCCGCACCACGCTGCTTTCGATCATGATCGGCGGGCTCTTCGTCATCATCACGACGACCTGGGTGATCCAGATCGTCTCGTTCCGGACCACCGGTAGACGTGTCTTCCGGATGGTGCCGTTGCACCACCACTTCGAGTTGGCCGGATGGAGTGAGGTCAATATTGTGGTCCGGTTTTGGATCGTGGCCGGCGTCTGCGTGGCGGTCGGCCTGGGCCTGTTCTACTCGGATTTCTTGGCGGTCGTTGGATAA
- a CDS encoding DinB family protein produces the protein MIDDFAKDDLHGQLRSIRQALVWKLEGLSEYDVRRPLTATGTNLLGLVKHLATLEAWYFGEVFGRPFPEPLGRWQDADGSDLWVTPGETREQIIDFYQRAWGHADATIEELPVDAPGHVPWWSRPDVKLFNIMVHVLQETTRHAGHADILREQLDGRTGVRAEYEEQIDTAAREAYWAKIERAAQEAAGGSHHADLSDTHCPVGTAP, from the coding sequence GTGATCGATGATTTCGCTAAGGACGATCTGCACGGCCAGCTCAGGTCGATACGTCAGGCGCTGGTCTGGAAGCTCGAGGGCCTGTCCGAGTACGACGTCCGGCGTCCTTTGACAGCGACGGGGACCAACCTCCTTGGCCTGGTGAAGCACTTGGCGACCCTGGAGGCCTGGTATTTCGGTGAGGTCTTCGGCCGCCCGTTCCCGGAGCCGCTGGGGCGATGGCAGGACGCGGACGGCAGCGACCTGTGGGTGACCCCGGGCGAGACCCGCGAGCAGATCATCGACTTCTATCAGCGTGCCTGGGGGCATGCGGACGCGACGATCGAAGAGCTTCCCGTCGACGCGCCTGGCCACGTGCCGTGGTGGTCGCGGCCGGACGTCAAGCTGTTCAACATCATGGTCCACGTCCTTCAGGAGACCACCCGGCATGCCGGACACGCCGACATCCTGCGTGAGCAGCTCGATGGCCGGACCGGGGTGAGGGCTGAGTACGAGGAGCAGATCGACACGGCGGCCCGGGAGGCGTACTGGGCGAAGATCGAGCGGGCTGCGCAGGAGGCGGCCGGCGGCTCGCATCATGCCGACCTATCCGACACGCATTGCCCGGTGGGGACTGCGCCGTGA
- a CDS encoding ATP-dependent DNA ligase, with translation MLDAPLVERRARLVRLLDGAPPQLAVTPQSPDVSEASEWLTTWTAAGVEGVVIKRLDSRYEPGRRGWAKFRARATTEAIIGGVTGSIRNPDTLLLGRFDRRGRLRYTGRTHPLATPQRLKLARLLSPPRPTDRGVVTHPWPDPLPAAWSGQFERPEPLRYAQVEPTVVVDIEVDTAYEHHRWRHLVRYARPRPDLSVYDVPLILGEGEDPFSDYACSA, from the coding sequence GTGCTCGACGCTCCGCTTGTCGAGCGTCGTGCCCGGCTGGTGCGGTTGCTCGACGGTGCCCCGCCGCAGCTGGCGGTCACCCCGCAAAGCCCCGACGTCTCCGAGGCCAGTGAATGGCTGACCACCTGGACTGCGGCCGGCGTGGAAGGCGTCGTGATCAAGCGGCTGGACAGCCGCTATGAGCCTGGCCGGCGAGGGTGGGCGAAGTTCCGCGCCCGTGCCACCACGGAGGCGATCATCGGCGGCGTCACCGGCAGCATCCGCAACCCCGACACACTTCTCCTCGGCCGGTTCGACCGGCGCGGTCGGCTGCGATACACGGGCCGCACGCACCCGCTTGCCACGCCTCAGCGTCTGAAGCTGGCGAGACTGCTGTCGCCGCCACGTCCGACCGACCGCGGCGTTGTCACCCATCCCTGGCCCGATCCGCTACCGGCCGCATGGTCCGGCCAGTTCGAGCGGCCCGAGCCGCTGCGCTACGCCCAAGTCGAGCCGACTGTGGTGGTGGACATTGAGGTGGACACGGCCTACGAGCACCACCGGTGGCGTCACCTGGTCCGGTACGCGCGGCCCAGGCCGGACCTGTCGGTGTACGACGTGCCGCTGATCCTCGGCGAAGGCGAAGACCCGTTCTCCGATTACGCGTGCAGCGCCTGA
- a CDS encoding low temperature requirement protein A, translated as MTTSRAVGLLRRPEEPRAGFLELFFDLVFVFALATLSRGLVEQLTWSEAFQTLVLLLALWGVWSRTAGLTDRLDPQQPLIQVLVMATMFGILVMAAAAPEAFRERGLLFAGVYVATEIGRFIVLVFMLSGHEAQRLFMRLLFWSGVSAVPWIAGAVAHETARAVLWTVAVAVEYAAIALGFPTPRLGRASTAEFAVSGEHLAERYQQLFIIALGELILVTGLTFRGSGFGAGSSAATAIAFATTALLWRIYIHRAGQLLAEAIAAASDPVRVATLAVVAHLVMVAGILAVAVGDELVIEHPFGHTDPALIAVILGGPALFLAGRALFEYGVFSRVSRNRLIGVGVLAAISPTTIFLPPLVAAAAAALVLAGIAVSDAARARGRPPEPPSPPR; from the coding sequence ATGACCACGAGTAGGGCAGTAGGACTGCTGCGGAGACCCGAGGAACCGCGGGCGGGGTTCCTCGAGCTGTTCTTCGATCTGGTGTTCGTCTTCGCGCTCGCAACGCTCTCGCGCGGGCTGGTGGAGCAGCTGACCTGGAGCGAGGCCTTTCAGACGCTGGTGTTGCTGCTCGCCCTGTGGGGTGTCTGGAGCCGTACGGCGGGGCTGACCGATCGGTTGGACCCGCAGCAACCGCTGATACAGGTGCTGGTCATGGCGACCATGTTCGGCATTCTGGTCATGGCCGCCGCAGCGCCTGAGGCGTTCCGCGAGCGAGGCCTGCTCTTCGCAGGCGTGTACGTCGCCACCGAGATCGGTCGCTTCATCGTCCTGGTGTTCATGCTGTCGGGCCACGAGGCGCAGCGGCTGTTTATGCGACTACTCTTCTGGTCCGGCGTGTCCGCGGTGCCGTGGATCGCGGGCGCTGTCGCTCACGAGACGGCGCGGGCCGTGCTGTGGACCGTGGCGGTGGCCGTGGAATATGCGGCAATCGCACTCGGCTTCCCCACACCACGGCTGGGCCGCGCGAGCACGGCGGAGTTCGCGGTCTCCGGCGAGCACCTGGCCGAGCGCTACCAGCAGCTGTTCATCATCGCGCTCGGTGAGCTGATCCTGGTCACCGGGCTGACCTTCAGGGGCAGCGGGTTCGGGGCCGGCAGCAGCGCCGCGACGGCGATAGCGTTCGCCACCACCGCGCTGCTGTGGCGAATCTACATCCACCGTGCCGGGCAGCTGCTGGCGGAAGCCATCGCCGCGGCCTCCGACCCGGTCCGCGTTGCTACGTTGGCGGTAGTCGCCCACCTGGTGATGGTCGCCGGCATCCTCGCCGTCGCCGTCGGCGACGAGCTTGTCATCGAGCACCCGTTCGGGCACACCGACCCTGCCCTGATCGCCGTGATCCTCGGCGGACCCGCGCTGTTCCTGGCCGGACGCGCCCTCTTCGAGTACGGGGTGTTCAGCCGGGTGTCCCGCAACCGGCTGATCGGGGTCGGAGTGCTCGCCGCCATCTCACCGACAACGATCTTCCTGCCGCCGCTGGTGGCCGCCGCCGCCGCTGCCCTCGTCCTGGCCGGAATCGCCGTATCCGACGCAGCCCGCGCCCGAGGACGCCCACCCGAGCCGCCCTCACCACCCCGCTAG
- a CDS encoding RNA-guided endonuclease InsQ/TnpB family protein — MHRTAFVGLRLTPGQRRRCFGLLRSAGDVWACVLEVNAWRRRRHDAPLVGYQQLCGELAASGPGTFAELDTTGARSVLRRFSDAWFAAAKRRKDGDVSARFPRRRRALVPVRWYHGTFTLDGLRVRIRTAKGTSPLWVRLAREVPYPVEQVRSVTLRCEGGRLFLDVTAEVPVAVYPPGEEPDPGRVAGVDLGIIHPYAVAGPDGEGLLVSGRAIRAEHRMHLADTKSRHRAVSRRAPKPGQKGSRRWRQYRRRARLVQGRHRRRVRQAQHEAARTVVSWAVRQRVGVLHVGDPRGVLDIPAGRRHNLRLRQWQIGRLLQVLTDKATLAGISVRLVDERGTSSTCPACHRRVPKPRGRTLSCPHCAFSGHRDLVAAASIATRVPGGGSTTPAAVVLPEVVTHRRAGRHLPGAGRSRRDPRRPPGAARGSVGPRRPAPPPGGESLAPTARIHDTHRKPGER, encoded by the coding sequence GTGCATCGCACCGCATTCGTCGGGTTGCGGCTCACGCCAGGCCAGCGGCGGCGGTGTTTCGGGCTGCTGCGCTCCGCCGGTGATGTGTGGGCGTGCGTGTTGGAGGTGAACGCGTGGCGGCGCCGACGCCACGACGCGCCGCTGGTCGGCTATCAGCAGTTGTGTGGGGAGTTGGCGGCGTCGGGGCCGGGCACGTTCGCCGAACTGGACACCACGGGTGCCCGGTCGGTGTTGCGCCGGTTCTCCGATGCGTGGTTCGCGGCGGCGAAACGCCGCAAGGACGGTGACGTGTCGGCGCGGTTCCCGCGTCGTCGGCGGGCGTTGGTGCCGGTGCGCTGGTATCACGGCACGTTCACCCTCGACGGACTTCGGGTGCGGATCCGGACCGCGAAAGGCACGTCGCCGTTGTGGGTGCGTTTGGCGCGGGAGGTGCCGTATCCGGTCGAGCAGGTCCGGTCGGTCACCCTGCGGTGTGAGGGTGGTCGGCTGTTCCTCGACGTGACCGCTGAGGTGCCGGTGGCGGTCTACCCGCCCGGCGAGGAACCGGACCCCGGCAGGGTGGCGGGGGTGGACCTGGGGATCATCCACCCCTACGCCGTGGCCGGCCCCGACGGCGAAGGGCTGCTGGTGTCGGGGCGGGCGATCCGCGCCGAACACCGCATGCACCTGGCCGACACCAAATCCCGCCACCGCGCCGTCTCACGCCGGGCACCGAAGCCGGGTCAGAAGGGGTCACGCCGGTGGCGGCAGTACCGCCGTCGGGCCCGCCTGGTGCAGGGTAGGCACCGGCGGCGGGTGCGTCAGGCCCAGCACGAAGCCGCCCGCACGGTCGTCTCGTGGGCGGTGCGGCAGCGGGTCGGTGTCCTGCACGTCGGCGACCCCCGCGGGGTGCTCGACATTCCTGCTGGGCGGCGGCACAACCTGCGGTTGCGGCAGTGGCAGATCGGCCGGCTTCTGCAGGTCCTCACCGACAAGGCCACCCTCGCCGGCATCAGTGTTCGGCTGGTCGACGAACGTGGCACGTCCTCCACCTGTCCCGCCTGCCACCGGCGGGTGCCGAAACCTCGTGGGCGGACGTTGTCCTGCCCGCACTGCGCATTTTCCGGTCACCGTGACCTCGTTGCGGCGGCCAGCATCGCCACCCGTGTTCCGGGCGGCGGATCCACCACCCCGGCAGCGGTTGTGCTGCCGGAGGTGGTCACGCACCGTCGAGCCGGCCGGCACCTGCCCGGTGCCGGCCGGTCCCGACGTGACCCCCGCCGCCCACCCGGGGCGGCGCGAGGATCAGTTGGCCCGCGGAGGCCCGCCCCACCACCCGGTGGGGAGTCGCTCGCCCCCACGGCGAGGATCCATGACACCCACCGGAAACCCGGTGAACGTTAG